Genomic DNA from Frondihabitans sp. PAMC 28766:
GTGCCGACTGAGCCCGAGCCGTCGGTGATCCTGCCCTTGCGGTACTTGGCGATGAAGAGCTCGCGCAGCGGGGTCTCGGGGTCGTGCTTGCCGACGAGGCCGCCGATCGAGCCCTTCGAGACGTGCTGGCCGAAGACGCCGAGGTCGAGGGGTGCGTCGAGGCTCTGGCCGGTGAGGTCGGTCTCGGTGATGATCGATTGGCGCTCGATCACCTCGTGGAGGTCGGCGTCGGAGGGGTGCGCGGAGGCCCGCACGAGCCTCTCGGCCTCGTCGTCGCTCGACACGATCTCGGGGGTGAACACGAACAGGATTCTGATGCTCGCCGGGTCACGCCCCTCGGCCTCGGCTGCCGCATGGATCTTCGCCCGGTAGGCGCGGATGCTCTCCACGTCGAGTGGCGCCAGGGCCAGTTGCACGTCGCTGTTGTGGCCCGCGAAGGCGAGGCCCCGGCCGGAGCCGCCAGGGGAGACGATGACCGGGTCGCCGCTGTTGCCGGGCTTGTCGAAGGGAAGCGCGTTCAGGGGGCCGTCGAGCTCGAAGTACTCGCCGCGGTGCTGGAAGGCGTCGAGCTTCGAGCCGTCGGCGTAGCGCCAGGTGTCGGTGTCTTCGACGATCGCCCCGTCGGCCCAGCTGTGCCAGAGCTGCCGCACCACGTGCATCCACTCCTCGGCCCGGTCGTAGGCCTTGTCGTGATCGAGCTCGGGGATGCCGAAGTGCCGGCTGCTCTTGACGTCGGTCACGACGTTGAGCCCGACGCGGTAGTCGCTGAGGTGCTGCAGCGTCGAGAACTGCCGGGCGGCGAGGTAGGGCGGGTAGACGCCGGCGTTGACGGTGGGGGCGACGCCGAGGTGCGTCGTGGCGGCGAAGAGGTAGGGCGTCAGCAGCAAGGGGTCGAGCTTCGGGGCGCCGAGGGCCGACCGCACGCGGAGGTCGAGCTGCTCGGCGGGGCCGGGCGAGATGCTGTCCTCGACGATCAGCAGGTCGAGGCCGGCCTGCTCGAGCTCTTTCGCCGACTGCTGGTACAGCTGCGGGCGATCCCACCGGTGGCCCCACAGGTAGTCGTCGCGCAGCCACCCCTGCGGGCCGAACCCGCGGCCGAAGAACCATCCGAAGTGCTGCATCCGTGCCATGGGCCCTAGTCTGCCGGGCCGAGCCGCGGTGTGCTGCCAGGGCGTAATGCGGCGTCGTGCGCCTCGCCCCGCCCTGGCGTGCCGCTCCTTTCCGAAAACGCGACCGATCCGGGCGGCCAGTCACACCCGTTACTGCCGCGCCGAGGTGTTGAGGCTCAACCGGTCGCGATTTCGGCACGGGAGGGGCGGGAGGGGCGGGATGCCCCGGCAGAGACGGGCGTAGCGGAACGACACAGGCAGGCGCAGCGGAGGGTCGGTGCCTAGGCTGGGCGGGTGACCGAACAGCCCCGAGTCTTTGTGATCCACGAGAACCCCGAGTGGTTCCCCCCGCTGGCCCGCGCCTTCGAAGCCGAAGGCGTGCCCGTCGAAGAACTGCTTCTGACCGAGGGCGGAATCGACCTGACCGCTGATCCTGCGCCCGGTGTCTACTGGTCGCGCATGTCGGCCAGCGCCCACACGCGCGGAAACGGGCACTCGAAGGAGTACACCCGGGCGACGCTGTCGTGGCTCGAAGCCGCGGGTCGGCGCACCGTCGGCGGCCGCGCCGTGATCGACCTCGAGGTCAGCAAGGTGCAGCAGCACGTGGCGCTGCAGAAGCTCGGCTTCGACGTGCCGCGCACCTCGGCCGTGTTCGGCAAGCGCGACCTCGTGTCCACGGCCGAGGCGTTCGGCGCCCCGTTCATCTCGAAGCACAACCAGGGCGGCAAGGGCCTCGGCGTGCGGCGCTGGGACACCGTCGGGGAATTCGCCTCGTGGGTCGACAGCCCCGACTTCGAGGAGTCACCCGACGGGATCACGCTGATCCAAGAACTCCTGGTCGGCAAGGAGTCGTTCGTGACTCGAGCCGAGTTCGTCGGTGGTGAGTTCGTCTACGCGGTGCGCGTCGACACCTCCGGCGACACGTTCGAGTTCTGCCCGGCCGACGCGTGCGCGCTGCCCGGCCAGGCGCCGCTCTTCCAGCTGCGCGAGACGACAGCCGACGGCGAGCCGATCGCGTCGCACCCGCTGATCCGGCGCCTCCCGTCCTTCCTCGATGTGAACGGCATCGAGATCGCCGGCATCGAGTTCATCGAGACGGTCGACGGCCGCACCGTCGTCTACGACGTGAACACCAACACGAACTACAACCCCGACGTCGAGGCCGAGGCGCCGAAGTCGGGCCGTGCGAGATCGCGAAGTTCCTGGGCGGCCTTCTCGAGGCGCAATATCCCGAGGCAGCGCAGGATCGACAGATCGCTCGCATCGGATCTCCGGCGTGAGGTTCGGCTTCTGGACCCCGATCTTCGGGGGCTGGCTGCGCAACGTCGACGACGAGCAGATGCCGGTCACGTTCGACTACATCACCGAAGTCGTGCAGACCGCCGAGCGTGTCGGGTTCGACCTGACACTGATCCCCGAGTTGAACCTCAACGACATCAAGGGCACGGCAGCGCCGTCGCTCGAAGCCTGGGCGCTCACCGCCGCCCTCGCGGCCGTCACGACGAAGCTCGAGCTGATGGCGGCCGTCCGCCCCGGGTACCACCTGCCCGCGGTCACGGCGAAGCAGGCCGCCACGATCGACGAGATCTCGAAGGGCCGCTTCACGCTCAACGTGGTGAGCGCGTGGTGGGAGGAAGAGGCGCGGCAGTACGGCGGCGTCTTCTCGGAGCACGATGACCGCTATGCCCGCACCAGTGAGTTCGTCGCGATCCTGCGAGGCCTGTGGAACGAGACGCCGTTCGACTTCGACGGCGAGTACTACTCGCTCGAGGGCTCTCACCTCGAGCCCAAGCCGCACGTGCAGCCCCGCATCTACGCAGGAGGCGAGAGCCCGGCCGGCAAAGCGGCGATCGTCGACTTCGCCGACGCGTACCTCACCCACGGTGGCACCGTCGACGAGCTCCGCACGAAGATCGAGGGCATGCGCGCCCAGCGGGAGGCGGCTGGCGCTGCTCCGTTCGAGGCGTTCGGCATGGCCGCCTACGCCATCGTGCGGGATACGGAAGGCGAGGCGCAGGCCGAGTTGGCCCGCATCACCGACGTCAGCCAGGGCGCCGCCTACGAGTCGTACCAGGACTTCACCCGGCAGTCGCACCTCGAGCACCAGCCGTCGCTCAGCGACTACTCGGTGTCGAACCGGGGTCTCCGCCCCGGGTTCGTGGGCACGCCTCGGCAGGTGGCCGATCGCATCCTGGAGTTCGAAGTGGCCGGAGTCGACACCCTGCTGCTGCAGTTCTCACCTCAGGTGCCCGAGATGGAGCGGTTCGCCCGCGACGTCATCCCGCTCGTCCACCAGGCGACGGGGGCGAACCGAGAGGTCTCTCAGGCCGGGTAAGTTGGATTCATGACGTCCGTGGTGAGCCAGACCGTGGTCCACACGCGTGCGCCGGGCAAGATCAACGTCTTCCTCGCCGTGGGTGACCTGCAAGACGACGGCTACCACGAGCTCGCGACGGCCTATCAGGCCGTCTCGCTCTACGAAGACGTGCGCGCCACCGCGGCGGACGACTTCGCGGTGCGGTTCACGTCGACCCACGCGGGCATCGATCTCAGCGGGGTGCCCGTCGACGACACCAACCTCGCGATCCGGGCAGCCCGCCTCCTGGCGACGACGACAGGATACGACGGAGGCGTCAGCCTCGTCATCGACAAGAACGTGCCCGTCGCCGGCGGTATGGGCGGGGGGTCGGCCGACGCCGCCGCAACCCTGCTCGCCTGCGACACGCTCTGGAACACCGGCCTGTCTCGCGACGAGCTGCTGCGCCTCGGAGCGACCCTCGGGGCCGACGTGCCCTTCGCGCTCATGGGTGGCACGGCCGTCGGCACGGGGCGCGGCGACGAATTGAGCCCCGCGCTCGCGCAGGGGCAGTTCCAGTGGGTGCTGGCGCTCGCCGATTTCGGCCTCTCGACCCCGGCCGTCTACACCGAGCTCGACGAGCACCGGCTGCGACACCAGGCCGACATCAACCCCGTGCGGCAGCCGCGCGTCGACTCCGGTGTGCTGCAGGCCCTCCGTGCGGGCGATCCGGCCCGCCTCGCCGATGTGATGTACAACGACCTGCAGGCGCCGGCCCTCCACCTCGAGCCAGGCCTCAGCGACGTGCTCGAGCTCGGCGAGCAGAACGGCGCGCTCGCCGGCGTCGTCTCGGGCTCGGGCCCTACGGTGGCCTTCCTCGCGCCCGATCTCGACGGGGCGCTCGAACTGCAGATCGCGCTCAGCGCGGCGCGTCTCGCCGTCGTCCGTGCCACGGGGCCGGTCCACGGCGCCCGCCTGCTGTCCGACTAGGGCGCAGTTACTTTTCGTAGCGCAGGACGTTGACGCGCGTGAGATTCCACTGATTCTCGACGTGGAAACCCTCGCCCGCGAGCGCCTTCGTGACGCTCGGGCGCAGGTCCTGCTTGTTGCTGGTGACGAGCCACACGTACTGGTGGCCGTCGACGCGGTCGATGGTCTCGCTGAGCGGGTAGCGGGTCTCCCACAGCTCGCCCGTCTCTGCGGCCGGCGTCTTGAGGGTGACGTCGGTCATGCCGGCGAACGCCGAAGGATAGGAGTACTCGATGTTGCGCGCCGACCCGGTGGGGTGGCGGCGGATGTGGCCGTAGATGATGGCGTCGGTGGCGTTCGGGCCCTCGAGTGTGCGCTCGTGCTTGACGAGCGCGGCGACCTCGGCCCACGACGAGTCGTCTTTGGCCTCCGGCAGGCGCTGCGCGATGTAGCTCGGTGCCGTCAGCCCGACCGCGACGACCAGCCCGGCGGCGACGAGCGAGCGCAGGCGCACCGAGCACAGGCCGACGGCCATCAGGATCGCGACCGCGGGGGCCGCGAAGGTGACGTACCGCGGCGAATAGAGCGGGTTGCTGACCACTGACACGGCGATGAGCCCGAGAGCCGGCACCAGCAGCCACGGCAGGGCGATTTGCAGCACGTTCGGCTCGTTGTAGCGGGCCCCCTTGCGAAGAACGGCGACGATGCCGGCGATCACGAGCGCCCAGCCGAAGACGGCGAAGACGGGGTTGCCGGTGAACCACTGGGTCTGCAAGAACTCGGCGACCGTGGCGAGGCTGGGCTTGGCGATCCAGCCGACCTGCTTCGACTCGTCGCTCGAGAGCCTGGCGAGAGGGATCAGCAAAGCGCCTGCGATCGCCGCCGACACGAACCAGCCGAGCAGGGCGGGACGCCACGAGGTGGTGCGCTGGGCGCTCCGGCTGCGCCGGGCCCACATCACCAGGGTGAGGCCGTGGGCGGCCACCAGCAGGGCCGAGTAGAGGAAGACCGATGTCGAGACGAGTGCGAGCACCCCGTAGAGCACCCACCAGCGCAAGTAGCGGTGAGGATCGCTGCGCGTGCGCTTGCTGGCGTGGATGAAGACGAGGCTCAGCGCGATCGCCAGGGCTGCCGTGATCGCGTACGAGCGGCCTTCGCCGCCGGCCCAGGTGATGCGTGGGAGCAGCGTGAAGAGAAGACCGGCGACGAGGCCGGTGCGCCGGTCCGTCAGCTCGCGTGTCAGCAGCACGAGGAGAGCAGCCCCGACGCCGACCGCCACCGCGCTCGGAAAGCGCAGCGAGACGGGCGTGTAGCCGACGAGGTCGAACCAGAAGTGCATGAAGCCGTAATAGACGGCGTGCACGGCGTCGACGTGGTGGATCTCTGCCCACAACTGCGCGTACGAGCGCTGCGCCGACACGATGGTGGCCGACTCGTCGTACCAGATCGAGGGCACCCACGAGAAGGCGACCGACACCAGGAGCCCGAAGACGCCGGCGAGGGCGGGGTCGCCTGCCGGGCGCGCACGGAACTGCTGGAGGGCCCGCCAGCCCCGGCTGGGGGGGCGACGTACAGTAGTGGGGGCTACCGAAGTCGAGTCGAGGAGGTCGGTCATGGGTGGGCTTCCTCCTCTGGTCAAGGCCAGCATTGCAGTCGGTACAGCGGAAAAGGGTGATGGGCAGCCAGGCGTTGCACGCTACTCACGCACGTCACGCTTGCCTGGGATCGGTCTCGACGGTCAATCCCGTCTGAGAAACGCCCGAATCGTCGTCATCGGCGCCGGCGGTCTCGGATCCCCCGGAATCCAGTATCTCGTACAAGCCGGTATCGGGACGCTGGGAATCGTCGATGATGATGCCGTGGAGCTCTCCAACCTCCAGCGCCAGACCCTGTACCGACCCGATCAGATCGGCACCCCCAAGGCGCGGGCGGCCGCGGAGTGGGCCCGAGCCGCGAACGCCGATGTGACCGTGCGGGTGCACCCCGTCCACTTCGACGCCTCGACCGCGTCGCTCTTCGACGACTACGACCTCGTGCTCGACGGCAGCGACTCGTTCGACACCTGCTACACCGTGGCCGACGAGGCCGCCGCTCGCGGCCTGCCGGTCGTCTGGGGCAGCGTCTCGCGCTTCGACGGCCAGATCAGCGTCTTCTGGGACGCCGCGCCCGGCGGGCGCGACGTCGACTACCGCGACCTGCACCCGTCGCCTCCTGCCGACGGGTGGGACGAATCGTGCGCCGACGTCGGCGTGCTCGGCCCCCTGTGCGGCACGGTCGGCTCGGTGATGGCGTCGGAGGCGATCAAGCTCATCACCGGCACTGGCGAGCCGCTGCTCGGGCGAGTGGTCACGATCGACGCGGCGTCCGGCAGCTGGCGCGAGAGCCGGCTCGTCCGGTCGGATTCCCGTCGGGCTTCTCGAGCATCGGCCCGCATGGGGGCGCAGGATGCGACGGCCCGCCCGGCCACCCCTCCCGCGGCCGCCGACGTGCCCACCGTCACGGCCGAGGCCCTCGAGGCCCGGCTCGACGCGCGCTCACGGGGTGTCGACGACTTCACCCTGCTCGACGTGCGCGAGCGCCCTGAGCACGACGTCGACGCGATCGCCGGTTCGGTGCTGGCAGCCGGCTACGGGTCGACGAGCGCCGAACGGCCCGCGCTGGACCCGGCGGTGCCGGTGGTTGTCTTCTGCGCGCGGGGGCCGCGGTCGGCGGCGGCCGCGCGACTGCTGCAGGCCGACGGGTTCGATGTGACGCAGCTCACGCGCGGCATGCTCGGCTGGAACCTGCGGCCGAGCGCGCTTGCGGCGGCTGGTGCCGGGGCCGGTGCTGGCGTGGGCGCGACGGGCCGTGTGCCCCTGCCGCTCGCCGACATCGACCCGCACGCCTTCCGTCCGAACCTGCGCTCGTAGCGCGCCCCGCCCCGCCCCGCCCCGCCCCGCCCCGCTCCCGTGTCCCCTCCCAATTGCGAGGACATTCTCGGCGCATGCCGCTTGCTGGCCCGGAAAGCGGGCGCGCGGGGGCGTTTCTCCTCGAAATTGTGAGGAAGGGGGGTGTCAGCCTCCGGCGAAGGGCGGCATCACATCGACGACGGCGCCGGCCGGGACGACGGCGGCGCGATCGCGAGTCGTGACCCCGTCGACGAGGAAGGAGCACCGGCCGAGCACGGACGCCAGCTCGGCGGGCTCGACGCCCGGCGCAGGGGTGAGGGCGTCGAGCAGCGCGCCGATCGTCGGCTCCTGATCGGACACCGACGCGACCTCGTCGATGCCGGTGGCGGCCCGGGCACCCGCGAAGAAGCGCAGCGTGACGGTCACGGCCACCTCAGCCGCCGATCGCACTCATCGAGCGGGCCGGCTGCACGAACGCGGGGTCGTCGAGGCCGTGGCCCGCGGGCTTCGCCCACATGGCACCGCGCCAGAGGTCGGCCACGACCTCGTCGGGGTCGCCGCCGCGCAGAGCACCGCGCAGGTCGGTCTCGGTGTGCGAGAACAGGCAGCTGCGCACGCTGCCCTCGGCCGTCAGTCGCGTGCGGCGGCAGTCGGCGCAGAAGGGCTCGGTGACGCTCGCGATGATGCCGATCGTGCCGGTGAGGGGTGGGGCGACGGCCGACGTGACAGGCTCAGGGCCGAGCGCGTCAGGACCATGCGGCCCGGCCTGACGAGGGCGCTCGCGCACCGCGAACCGCTCGGCCGGTGCGCCGTCTCGCGGCTCGTCGGCGGGCGTCAGCTCGAACCGCGAAGCGAGCAGGCCGCGGACGTCGGCGGCCGTGACCATGGTGTCGCGGCTCCAGGTGTGGTCGGCGTCGAGGGGCATCTGCTCGATGAAGCGCAGCTCGTGCCCGTTCGCGAGGGCCCAGGCGACGAGCGCTGGTGCCTCGTGGTCGTTGACTCCGCGCAGTAGCACCGCGTTGATCTTGATCGGCCCGAGGCCGACCCGGGCTGCCGCATCGACGCCGTCGAGCACGCGCTGGAGGAAGGGACGTCGGGTGAGGTTCGCGAAGGTCTCGGCGTGCAGCGAGTCGAGCGAGACGTTGACGCGGTCGAGGCCTGCCGCGGCCAGAGCGGACGCCCGCTCGGCCAGGCCGATGGCGTTCGTCGTCAGCGAGAGCTCGGGGCGGGGCTCGAGGGCGGCGCAGCGCTCGATGATCTCGACGAGGTCGCCCCGCAGCAGGGGTTCGCCGCCCGTGAAGCGCACCTGGCGCACCCCGAGATCGGTCACGGCGATCCTGACGAGCCTGACGATCTCGTCGGCGCTCAGCGCCTGCTCGCGGTCGAGCCACGGCAGCCCGTCGGCTGGCATGCAGTACGTGCAGCGCAGGTTGCAACGGTCGGTCAGCGACACCCTCAGGTCGGTGGCGACACGGTCGTAGCGGTCGACGAGGCCTTTCACGCCAGCGGGTCGCGGGGGAATCGACGGATCGACGCGGCCCGGCATCAGGGGGATTCCAAGCGAGACCGTCATCCGTCGAGCCTAAGCGATCGTGGATCCGTCTTCTCTTCTGAGAGCCCCTTCACGGCAGACACCCGGCGGGCCGCAGCGCGAGTTGTCCGCTGCGGGTCGCCGGGTGTCACACCGATCCGGTGGGTGATGCGTGTCCGACCTCGGGTCTCTCGTCGGACTGAGAGTGTCGGCGCCGGTAGGGCGGCGCCGCGTAAGAGTTCGGTGAGCCCGACGAAGGGGTTTGGTCGGTTGTGAAAAAAAGAGTTCAGTCGCGCGCGGTCGGCGTCTCGACGATCACCATCGTCGCCTTCACCACGGCGATCGCGACCGAGCCGAGCTCGAGCCCGAGATCGCGCACCGCCTCCGACGACATCAACGACACGACGCGGAAGGGGCCGCACTGGATCTCGACCTGCGCCATGACCGTGTCGGCGGTGATGCCGGTGACGAGCCCGACGAAGCGGTTGCGCGCCGACGAGCCGATGCCGGTGGGGTCGTCGGGCACCACGGCGTTCTTCTTGGCCAGCTGCGCCAGCTCGAGCCCGTCGACGACGGTGCGGCCCGAAGTGTTCTTCTCGCTGCCGATGACGCCGTTGTCGATCCACCGGCGGACGGTGTCGTCGCTGACCCCGAGGTAGCGGGCGGCGTCGGGAACACTGATCTGCGGCATGCTCGGAGTTTACGCGCCGGGTGTGGCGCTCGATCCCGGGCGACGGGCGGCGAGCGGGCGGGTGACGAGGCGCCACTCCTCGACGGTGCGCTCTCGCATCCGGCCCCACCAGCCCGGCCCCGACCGCCAGATGCTCATCAGCACGATCAGCACGAGTGCCGCCCCGAGTGTCTCGGCCCGTACGTAGGCGAACGGCCAGAACTGCCGGATCGAGATCGCGAGGGCGATCGAGAGCCACTCCCACCGGCCCGTCATCGCGACGAACGGGATCAGCAGCAATGCATACCACGGGTAGCGCGGGCTCAGCACGAGCAGGAACGCGCCGACCATCGCGAGTTGGCCGAGCCACGGGTCGGCCGGGTCGGCGGTGCGCCACACGACGAGCGCGACGAGCAGCAGGATCACGACGGCCACGACCGTCGTCGCCTTGCCGTGCACGACGAGGAAGAGCAGTGCGAAGCCCGAGCCGTCGTCGACCCCCTCTTCCGACAGGTAGCCGGGCAGGTAGCCCAGCACCTTCGGGCCCGTCGACACGACGAACGGCAAGTAGAGGACGACGAAGGTCACGACGGCCGCGACGATCACGGTGAACGGGCGTCGACGCAGCAGCGCGAACGCCGTGATGACGGGGAAGAGCTTGGTCGCGATCGAGGCGCCGAGCGCGACCCCGCCGAGCACGGTGCGCCCCAGGAGGCGACGGGGCGACTTCTCGACGGACGTCGCGACCAGCGCCGTGGCCAGCAGCGCCAGGCCTGCCGCCACCAGGTCGACGTGCGAATTCGTCACGGCCTCGCTCGCGACGAGCGGGCACCAGGCCCAGAGGGCGGCCCAGCGCTGGTCGAGCCCGCGTCGGCGCAGGAGGGCCAGCAGGCCGACCGTGATGGCGAGGTCGATGATCAGCCCCGCCGCCTGCAGCGGCCAGTACTCGGCCGTGACGGGCACGATCGCACGGACGCCGGCGTAGTAGAGCTCGGCGGCGGCCGGGTAGATGGTGAAGACCTTCGCGCGGTTGATCGTCGTGCAGAGGAGGTCGCCCGTGCCCGTCTCGTGCGTCGTCATGACTCGGGTGCCGGTGCACTCCTGCTTGCCGCTGGCAGTGGTCGTCGGGGCGGGGAACAGCCAGTCGGGGCGAAGACTCGCGGTCGCGTGCGAGTTGGGGGCGTGGTCGTAGGGGGACTGACCGGCATCCTGCACGATGCCGTCCCAGGCGTAGCGCGCCGAGTCGGTGCTCGTGTTCGGAGGCCCGGAGATGGCCGCCCCGCCGATCAGAGCGGCGCCGATCAGCACCACGACCGTGACGCGCTCGCGAGGCACGCGTCGCAGAAGGACGAACGCGCCGACGAAGAGGGCCCAGCACACCAGAGTCCAGATCTGGAAGGAGTGGCCGATGCCGGCCGTATAGAAGCCGAGTGAGGTGACACCCCAGCCGATGGTCGCCGCGAGGACGGCGGAGGCGAGAAGGCCGAGGAGGGTGCGCACGCGTCCACTCTGCCCGAACCCTCGAGGCTTCTGGTCCGAACTCCTTACGGAACACGAACATCGTCGCCGATGTCGCCGGATCGGGCATGTCGTTCCCTGAACCGTGATGAGATGCACCATGCGCGAAATGCTGTACGGCTTACGTCGTGCTGTGTCGAGCCCGAATCGCAATGCTCGCACGGCCGTGGTGATCGGGCGCCTCCTCGGCGCCGCCTTCACGATCTGCCTCTTCACCGGCCTCTACAGCCACTTCCTCCAAGACCCCGCGTCGTGGATGCGCTTCCCCACGAGCCCCGTCTCGCTCTACCGCTTCACGCAGGGCATCCACATCACCTCGGGCATCGCGTGCTTCCCGCTGCTCTTCGCGAAGCTCTACGCGGTCATGCCGCAGCTGTTCAAGTTCCCGCCGATCAAGTCGGTCGTCGAGGGCCTCGAGCGCGGATCGATCGCGATCTTCGTCGCGGCCTCGCTGGTCGAGATCTTCACGGGACTTCTCGACACCTTCCAGTACTACCCCGAGCCGTTCGACTTCAGGCAGACGCACTTCGCGATGGCCATCGTCATCGGCGGGTCGCTGGCGGTCCACATCGGTGTCAAGCTGCCCCTCATCCAGCGCTACTGGCTGAAGAAGAACAGCTACGACGCGAACGGCGACTTCATCACGCCGGAGGAAGACGTCGTGCCGCCGTCGGCCCAGCAGACGGCCCGGGCGCGACTGGCGGCGCAGGATCTCGACGAGGCGGGTCTTCGTGATCCTGCCCTCGTCTACTCGAAAGGGCTGACCGACGACGTCGTGGCGTCCCGCCCGCCCCGCGGCGTCGTCGGCCGTGTCTTCGACTGGATCGACCGCACGCCCCAGGTCGACAAGATGTCGTCGCGGCGCGGGTTCTTCGCCAGCATCGGCGTCACGACGGCCGCGGTCGTGGCCTTCACCGTGGGGCAGTCGGCGACGCCGTTCACCGGCATCAACTTCTTCGCGCCGCGCAAGAACGGCTACGGGCCGAACTCGCTGCCGATCAATCGCAGCGCCGCCGCCGCTCAGGTGCTCGAGACCGCGATGAGCCCGGACTGGACGCTGACGGTGACGCGCGGCGACGCCAGCAACTCGTTCACCCTCGAGCAGCTGGAGGCGATGCCGCAGTACGAGGCGGCGCTGCCGATCGCCTGCGTCGAAGGCTGGAGCCAGATGGCGCACTGGAAGGGCGTGCGGCTGCACGACCTCGTGTCGCTCGTCGGCGCCACCGAGCCGGAGTCGCTCAAGGTGACCAGCCTCGAGAAGAAGGGCGGCTACCGCATCATGCTGATGGGGTCGGAGTACGTCCACGACCCGTCGACCCTCGTCGCCCTGCACCTCAACGGCGAGCGGCTCGACATCGAGCACGGCTACCCGGCGCGGATGATCGCGCCCGGGCGGCCCGGGGTGCTGCAGACGAAGTGGCTGTCGACGATCGAGGTGCTGACGTGAGTGCTCCTGGTTCTGCTCGCACCGCGCGGCCCGCGCCGAGCGTGCCCGCCGGCGGCGGCCCGGCGACCACGATCGTGCGCACCGCGCTGATCTCTCTCGGTGTTCTCGCGATCGTTCTCGGCGCCTGGGTGCTGCAAGACACCGTCAGCACGAAGCAGATCTGGGGTCTCGTCTCGTGGCTGATCCTCGCGGTGATCATCCACGACGGCATCCTGTCGCCCGTCGTCGCCGCGATCAGCATCGCGATGCGGCGGGCCGGGCACAGGATCCCGCCGGCCGTCCTCGCGATCCTGCAGGGCGGTGTCGTCGTCGGCGCGGTGTTCACGCTGATCGTCGTGCCCGAGATCGTCCGCAAGGCGAAGGGGCCGAAGAACTACACGGTCACGCCGTTGGACTACGGGCTGCATCTCGCGCTGCTGTGGGCGGCGGTGGCCGTGGTGACCGCGATCGTGGTCGTCGTCTACCTGCGGGTCACCCGCGCTCGCCGCCGCTGAGCCACGCGAGACCCTGGCTTTCGGCCGACGTCCCGGCGCCGCGGCGCGGAGACATCGGCCGAAAGCCGGGGTCTCGCCGAGCGGCCTCAGCGGCAGACGAGGCGGCAGAAGGTACGGCCGTCGACGCGCCAGGTCTGCTCGAGGTCGAAGCCCGCAGCAGCCGCGTGCCGCTCGAGGGCACGAGTGCCGAGTTCGGCCCAGGGGAAGCTCGAGCTGGAGCGGCCGTCGTCGTCGACGACGTGCGCCATGAAGGTCTCGTCGACGTCGTCGTCGCTCTGCACCTCGACGATCGCAGCGCCGCGCCGGCCGAGCAGTTC
This window encodes:
- a CDS encoding GTP 3',8-cyclase MoaA, encoding MTVSLGIPLMPGRVDPSIPPRPAGVKGLVDRYDRVATDLRVSLTDRCNLRCTYCMPADGLPWLDREQALSADEIVRLVRIAVTDLGVRQVRFTGGEPLLRGDLVEIIERCAALEPRPELSLTTNAIGLAERASALAAAGLDRVNVSLDSLHAETFANLTRRPFLQRVLDGVDAAARVGLGPIKINAVLLRGVNDHEAPALVAWALANGHELRFIEQMPLDADHTWSRDTMVTAADVRGLLASRFELTPADEPRDGAPAERFAVRERPRQAGPHGPDALGPEPVTSAVAPPLTGTIGIIASVTEPFCADCRRTRLTAEGSVRSCLFSHTETDLRGALRGGDPDEVVADLWRGAMWAKPAGHGLDDPAFVQPARSMSAIGG
- a CDS encoding molybdopterin-binding protein — translated: MPQISVPDAARYLGVSDDTVRRWIDNGVIGSEKNTSGRTVVDGLELAQLAKKNAVVPDDPTGIGSSARNRFVGLVTGITADTVMAQVEIQCGPFRVVSLMSSEAVRDLGLELGSVAIAVVKATMVIVETPTARD
- a CDS encoding glycosyltransferase 87 family protein; the encoded protein is MRTLLGLLASAVLAATIGWGVTSLGFYTAGIGHSFQIWTLVCWALFVGAFVLLRRVPRERVTVVVLIGAALIGGAAISGPPNTSTDSARYAWDGIVQDAGQSPYDHAPNSHATASLRPDWLFPAPTTTASGKQECTGTRVMTTHETGTGDLLCTTINRAKVFTIYPAAAELYYAGVRAIVPVTAEYWPLQAAGLIIDLAITVGLLALLRRRGLDQRWAALWAWCPLVASEAVTNSHVDLVAAGLALLATALVATSVEKSPRRLLGRTVLGGVALGASIATKLFPVITAFALLRRRPFTVIVAAVVTFVVLYLPFVVSTGPKVLGYLPGYLSEEGVDDGSGFALLFLVVHGKATTVVAVVILLLVALVVWRTADPADPWLGQLAMVGAFLLVLSPRYPWYALLLIPFVAMTGRWEWLSIALAISIRQFWPFAYVRAETLGAALVLIVLMSIWRSGPGWWGRMRERTVEEWRLVTRPLAARRPGSSATPGA
- a CDS encoding molybdopterin-dependent oxidoreductase, which produces MREMLYGLRRAVSSPNRNARTAVVIGRLLGAAFTICLFTGLYSHFLQDPASWMRFPTSPVSLYRFTQGIHITSGIACFPLLFAKLYAVMPQLFKFPPIKSVVEGLERGSIAIFVAASLVEIFTGLLDTFQYYPEPFDFRQTHFAMAIVIGGSLAVHIGVKLPLIQRYWLKKNSYDANGDFITPEEDVVPPSAQQTARARLAAQDLDEAGLRDPALVYSKGLTDDVVASRPPRGVVGRVFDWIDRTPQVDKMSSRRGFFASIGVTTAAVVAFTVGQSATPFTGINFFAPRKNGYGPNSLPINRSAAAAQVLETAMSPDWTLTVTRGDASNSFTLEQLEAMPQYEAALPIACVEGWSQMAHWKGVRLHDLVSLVGATEPESLKVTSLEKKGGYRIMLMGSEYVHDPSTLVALHLNGERLDIEHGYPARMIAPGRPGVLQTKWLSTIEVLT